From the genome of Geoglobus ahangari, one region includes:
- the mce gene encoding methylmalonyl-CoA epimerase — protein MMKKIDHIGIAVKSLDEAVELYKKLGFEVKEIEEVEEQKVKVAMLPVGESKIELLEATSPESAIAKFIEKRGEGIHHIAVNVENIEEALENAKKNGLQLIDEKPRIGAGGKKVAFIHPKSTKGVLLEFVEG, from the coding sequence ATGATGAAGAAGATCGATCATATTGGTATAGCGGTTAAGAGCCTGGATGAGGCCGTTGAGCTCTACAAGAAGCTCGGATTTGAGGTTAAGGAGATCGAGGAGGTAGAGGAGCAGAAGGTGAAGGTGGCAATGCTGCCCGTTGGCGAGAGCAAGATCGAGCTCCTTGAAGCAACATCACCTGAAAGCGCGATCGCCAAGTTCATTGAGAAGAGGGGAGAGGGGATACACCACATTGCCGTGAACGTGGAGAACATTGAGGAGGCTCTTGAGAATGCCAAGAAGAATGGCCTTCAGCTGATTGACGAGAAGCCGAGGATCGGTGCGGGTGGAAAGAAGGTGGCCTTCATCCACCCCAAGAGCACCAAGGGTGTTCTGCTGGAGTTCGTGGAGGGATAG
- a CDS encoding cobalamin B12-binding domain-containing protein — MEKKIRVLVAKPGLDGHDRGAKVIARALRDAGFEVIYTGIRRTPAEIAETALQEDVDVVGLSILSGAHLELVPLIMDELRKRGLEPNRDLIVIVGGIIPPEDIPKLKEMGVAEVFVPGTPMYEIIDFIKNSVGEKVVA; from the coding sequence ATGGAGAAGAAAATCAGAGTTCTTGTCGCGAAACCGGGTTTGGACGGTCACGATCGCGGTGCAAAGGTTATTGCGAGGGCGCTGAGGGACGCGGGTTTTGAGGTGATATACACGGGCATAAGGAGGACACCTGCCGAAATCGCCGAAACCGCCCTGCAGGAGGACGTGGATGTCGTTGGTCTGAGCATTCTGAGCGGTGCTCACCTCGAACTCGTCCCGCTGATCATGGACGAGCTCAGAAAGAGGGGGCTCGAGCCCAACAGAGATCTGATAGTCATCGTGGGTGGGATAATTCCGCCCGAGGACATTCCCAAGCTGAAGGAGATGGGCGTGGCTGAGGTTTTCGTCCCCGGAACGCCCATGTACGAGATTATCGATTTCATAAAGAATAGCGTCGGTGAGAAGGTGGTAGCATGA